The Pyrus communis chromosome 2, drPyrComm1.1, whole genome shotgun sequence genome includes a window with the following:
- the LOC137724884 gene encoding aquaporin PIP-type-like yields MWRAALTELVATASLVFSLTSSIISCLDSGEVDPKLLVPISVFIIAFLLLLVTVPLSGGHMSPVFTFIAALKGAITLARASVYILAQCFGSVLGFLIMKTVMDQHAVQKYSLGGCTIHGSGPTSGVGTRTAFVLEVACTFVVLFVGVTVAFDKRRSKELGLPMVCVVVAGSMALAVFVSVTVTGRSGYAGVGLNPARCLGAALLQGGILWDGHWVFWVGPILACSVYHCLSLNLPKQDLTSLEEEREIMKGERNV; encoded by the coding sequence ATGTGGAGAGCAGCTCTGACAGAATTAGTAGCAACTGCTTCTCTAGTATTCAGCCTAACCTCTTCCATCATATCATGCTTGGATTCAGGTGAAGTTGATCCGAAACTGCTTGTCCCCATTTCCGTCTTCATCATAgccttcctccttctccttgtGACAGTTCCGTTATCGGGCGGCCACATGAGCCCAGTTTTCACATTTATAGCTGCCCTCAAGGGTGCCATAACCCTCGCTCGTGCTTCCGTCTACATTTTGGCACAATGTTTTGGCTCAGTTTTAGGGTTTCTCATAATGAAGACTGTGATGGACCAACATGCAGTACAAAAGTACTCCTTAGGTGGCTGCACAATCCATGGAAGTGGGCCCACATCTGGGGTGGGGACACGAACAGCTTTCGTACTAGAAGTTGCTTGCACTTTTGTGGTTCTCTTTGTTGGAGTCACAGTGGCATTTGACAAGAGAAGGAGCAAAGAATTAGGGTTACCAATGGTGTGCGTTGTGGTGGCTGGGTCTATGGCACTTGCAGTTTTTGTGTCGGTAACGGTAACCGGGCGTTCTGGGTACGCCGGGGTAGGACTGAATCCGGCGAGGTGCTTAGGGGCAGCACTGTTGCAAGGAGGGATATTGTGGGATGGTCATTGGGTTTTTTGGGTTGGACCAATTTTGGCTTGTAGCGTGTACCATTGTTTGTCTTTGAACTTGCCAAAGCAGGATTTAACATCACTAGAAGAAGAGCGTGAGATTATGAAGGGAGAAAGAAATGTATGA
- the LOC137725327 gene encoding uncharacterized protein, which translates to MEKKSESGSGGGQVVDGSNIMELVGNEEVFSNFVEHKFEELDRDRDGHLSLNELHPAVADIGLALGLPAQGSSRDSDHIYSEVLNEFTHGKQQKVSKTEFKEVLSDILIGMAAGFKRDPIVILRIDGEDLLEYIDGPIFEPELVATYSEIKSADGTLRDCIIKALEKLTVDQGMPPSLDSWIVSNIVEPALQSCTGHDLDKPVSQDTFIAEFKKVAEFVAHRLQEQPVIVAHSENDFDGSDIKRLLSNKFELDKTLNAAIETVPKDRSGKLSKEYLRVALEAVAPAAGLPPLGAVEQMDKVVQDAFNMFNADDGKQLKEDEFKKTLTEILGSIMLQLEGNPISVHSNAVVHEPLTAASTLLQPTPDL; encoded by the exons ATGGAGAAGAAAAGTGAGAGTGGGAGTGGTGGTGGACAGGTGGTGGACGGTTCGAATATAATGGAGTTGGTTGGGAACGAGGAGGTGTTTAGTAACTTTGTGGAGCATAAGTTTGAGGAGCTCGACAGGGACAGAGACGGCCACCTCTCTTTGAACGAGCTCCACCCTGCTGTCGCCGATATTGGCCTTGCTCTTGGCTTGCCGGCTCAGGGTTCTTCCCGGGACTCCGATCACATCTATTCTGAG GTATTGAATGAGTTCACTCATGGGAAACAACAAAAAGTGAGCAAGACTGAGTTCAAAGAGGTTCTTTCGGATATTCTAATAGGCATGGCTGCTGGTTTCAAGCGAGACCCTATTGTGATCCTCCGTATTGATGGAGAAGACCTCCTAGAATACATCGATGGGCCAATTTTTGAACCGGAGCTGGTGGCTACATATTCTGAGATAAAGTCAGCTGATGGAACTCTCCGTGACTGTATAATCAAAGCTTTGGAAAAACTCACGGTTGACCAAGGGATGCCCCCTTCATTGGATTCTTGG aTTGTGAGCAATATTGTGGAACCTGCTCTGCAATCATGCACTGGCCATGATTTGGACAAGCCGGTTTCTCAAGATACGTTCATAGCAGAATTCAAAAAAGTAGCAGAGTTTGTGGCTCATCGTCTTCAGGAGCAGCCTGTGATTGTAGCCCACAGTGAGAATGACTTTGATGGAAGCGACATCAAGAGATTGTTGTCCAACAAGTTTGAATTAGACAAG ACACTGAATGCAGCTATTGAAACTGTTCCAAAAGACCGCAGTGGGAAATTATCCAAAGAATATTTGCGTGTGGCACTGGAAGCGGTGGCTCCAGCAGCTGGTCTGCCACCACTTGGTGCAGTTGAGCAG ATGGACAAGGTTGTGCAGGATGCGTTCAACATGTTTAACGCAGATGACGGAAAGCAGCTTAAGGAAGACGAGTTCAAGAAGACACTGACTGAAATCCTGGGGAGTATCATGTTGCAATTGGAGGGAAACCCAATCTCAGTTCACTCAAATGCGGTTGTGCACGAGCCCCTCACCGCTGCTTCTACTCTACTGCAGCCCACTCCCGACTTATAG